The stretch of DNA TGCGCTAATTTCATTTACACGTTCTTCAGATTTTCGAAGCTCAAGCTCCACACCCTGCAAAGAATGTGTATATTCATCCACACGTCTTTTAATTTGcagaaaatattgtattatatgaATTATGAATTAATTATGCCTCGATCTTTTCTTTCTTAGCAACAGCATCCCAGTCTTTGGTTCGAATCCCCATCTTCCAATCAAGACTGACTATAGCAGTGCCATTGACTGTGTAATGTGACTGATCATGATGAGACGACAAACAAGCAAAGTATGTTCCTGTCTCGCTCGTTGTAAATGCAAACTGACCATGCGTCTCGTTTGTTTTCTTGTATAGTTCCTTCCCATGAGGTGATGTTACCTGATAAGTAATAACCACACACACTTGATATATAACCAAGCCCTATAAAACGGTCAGTCTCTAGCATATATGAAAGTGGTGCATTATATAAATGACTAAGCATGAATCTGCATCTATATGCACCATCAAAACTCACTCTCATTTGAGTGGAAATTTGcgatgaattttttaaaattcagccAGTGATACATCTAGATGTAGGCATTTTAATGTACAAAACGAATATCGATTTACATATTCAATCATTTGGGTGAGCAAAAGAACAACATCTAAGAATATGAAGTATGGTTGTGAATAATAATTGGTATTTATGGAGACATACATGAATATCAATCGTGGGACCAAGTCCCACGTTGTCTTGATCGATGCAAAGGTAATCGCCAACGACCACAACGTTGGCTTGGATCATTTCGTAGACGCATCTCTCGCCCGAACTTGGAATCGTTAACCATATCGCCTTCGCTGGTAAAAGAGAGCCACCACCAGCAAGGCAAATCAAACCAATGAATAGTAAAGGTGAGATCGTCATTGTTCGAGAGAGAGATAGTGATGTGATTAATGTTATTTACGTTATGAAGCAAAAAGAAGGTTTAAGACTGTGGGGCGTGGAGGTAAAGTTTGGTGTTCCTTTTTAAGTTGTCGCTATTGGTAGATGATTTTCTTGTAGCCAATCAAGAAAGGCCATGTAGGATGTGATGAACAAGTGTTCACGCGCGAGCGTTTCTGCGTTTACTTTTTTGACCAGACAAAATCATCTCAAGAAGAAATAAGGATTTCAATAAAGATTTTCACAACATTTTTCAATTCCATCATTAGATTTAGTCTAAATTTCTGCGTTTAATTTTTCTGCTCATATTCCAAgagaaaataaacatattacTCTAAATTTAGTCTAAGCCTTCAATGCATATCTATCTTTTAAGGGAAATCTCTATACCAAATCCCGCAAAAATCACTTTTCTTTTTggtgaaaatatcatttttttcatattatatatctaatgttattggtttatagatTCTCACATTCTCACTAAAATCTAGAGTTATTGGTTTGAtgattctataattatatacaatatcattgttattcaaaaaatttagattttaatgattcTACGAATTTATTAAAACAACTGTTATTGGGagttgaatttttaatattttaactcacaaaataagattttgataatatta from Brassica oleracea var. oleracea cultivar TO1000 unplaced genomic scaffold, BOL UnpScaffold01023, whole genome shotgun sequence encodes:
- the LOC106320695 gene encoding transmembrane emp24 domain-containing protein p24delta6-like, encoding MTISPLLFIGLICLAGGGSLLPAKAIWLTIPSSGERCVYEMIQANVVVVGDYLCIDQDNVGLGPTIDIHVTSPHGKELYKKTNETHGQFAFTTSETGTYFACLSSHHDQSHYTVNGTAIVSLDWKMGIRTKDWDAVAKKEKIEGVELELRKSEERVNEISANIIYLRVREASMREINDKTNKRVAQLSFMSLGLSVIVSLFQVWHLKRFFLKKKLI